The DNA window CCGGCATCCGCGCACCGATCTTGTTGTTGGAAGGCTTCTTCGAGCACGACGAGTTGCGCCTGATTGCCGAGCACGATCTGTGGACGGTGGTGGCCACACCGCAGCAGGTGCGTGCGCTGGCCGATTTCCAGAGCCCGCGGCGATTGCGGGTGTGGTTGAAGCTGGACAGCGGTATGCACCGTTTGGGCCTGTCGCCGGAAGATTTCCGTGCGGCGTGGTTGCGTTTGCGTGGGCTGCCACAGATCGCTTCGATGGTGCTGATGACCCACCTGGCGCGCGCCGATGAGCTGGAGTGCAGCCGCACCGACGAACAGGCCGTCGCCTTCGCGTTGACCGCTGGCGGGATGCGTGCGGAGACCAGTCTGCGCAATTCGCCCGGGCTGCTCGGCTGGCCAGCCTTGCGCAACGATTGGTCGCGTCCGGGGCTGATGCTGTACGGCGCAAACCCGTTCGCGCGGGAAACCGACACCACCGCGCAACTGCGCCCGGTCATGACGCTGCGCTCGCGCATCATCTCCGTGCGCGAACTGCCGGCCGGCGAGCCGGTCGGTTACGGCGCCCGTTTCGTAGCCGAACGGCCGACCCGTGTCGGCGTGGTGGCGATGGGTTATGCCGACGGTTATCCGCAGTTCGCGCCCAACGGCACGCCGATGTGGGTGGATGGACAGGTCTGCCCGTTGATTGGGCGCGTGTCGATGGACATGCTGACCGTGGACCTGACCGATCATCCGCAGGCACAGATCGGCGCCAGCGTGCAGTTATGGGGCGATGCGCCGCGTGCGAGCCCGTTGGCTGCGCAGTGCAACGTCAGCGCGTATCAACTGTTGTGTGGACTCAAGCGTGTGCCGCGGGTGTATGTGGATGAGGGTGCGGCGGGCTAGGGCGACGCGGTAAATCGGGCAGAAACTGCATGCTGTCGTCGCGTTGCGATGCGTCGACCTGGAACGTTTCATGCAAAACCTCCAAGCGGAAGGTAGGCAGCGTACCGGGCGTTCCAGCAGTGCGGGGGTGCGCCCGGTCGCCCGCAACGCGTGGCGCGCCAGGGCTCGCAAGCGTATTGCCGCGCGGTTAATTCGCATCGGGCAGGCCGTGACGGCGGGTTCACCACGCCTGCGCCCGGGCTTCACGGCATAGTCCAGAAGATCATTCGCATGGACACCCACTCTTTCCGCACAAAGTCGGCTTCTCCGGCGCCGGCACACATGCCCTCGGACGTGCGCCTGCAGTTTATCGACTGGGCGAAACAACACGGTCACAACCCCGCCACCGGCGCTGCAACATTTGTTGCCCTGCAAAGCGATGTGGATCTGGATCTGGCCACGCGCCCGCTACGTCTGAAGCCGGGCACCGATGCGCGTGATGCGCTGCGCGAGCACTTGGCCGCACTGGCGCGTCAGCTCGATGTCGCGGTGCAGTTCCCGCCGGTTTACGTCTACACCGCTGCCAATGGCCTGGATTACCGCTATTCGCTGATGCTGGTGATTGCCGAGGACTGCGTCGAGTGGACTTGTCGGGTCTGGCAGGACCTTGACTATCAGGGAATGCTCACCGGCCGTGGACAGGGTCCGCGCGCCAACTATTCACAACTGGCGCGGATGGCGCTGGAACACGAGCTTGATCAGGAGCGCCCGCGTTATGTCCAGGCATGAATTCGAATTGCAGCTGCTGCTGGGCGCGCAGATCGCCAGCGGCCAAGACGGCTTCAGTCAGCGCTGCCGCAGCGAATGTGTCGAGCTGGGGCTGCCGCAGGTGCGCCTGTTGTTGCTGTGCGCCGACGACGCACGTTCTAGCGCCTGGCACCAGGAGGCACAGCGCTGGATGGACGAGCAACTGCGCCGCGAAGGCGAGTGGGTGTTCCGCGGCGTGATCGCCGGAATCGTGGTATCGGCAGCCTGCATTGGCTTGGCCGTTGCGAGCTGGTGGTGAAAAACGGGCCGGTCGAACGCCCGGCCGGCGACAGTGGCAGCGTGAGCCGGGTCAGCCTCCTGTGCACCCGCTGACGACATCAAGCATGGTTTTATCCGCTCGTCATCCGCACTGGCATTACCCGTGGCCCCCGATTTGAGCACCTCGACCCCCAGTCCCGACCCGGCCACCGGCCTTCCTGCCGCTATCGCGCAGCCATTCCTGGACCAGGGGATGTACCACGAGATTTTCCATAACGTAGACGCAGGTTTCTGCGTCATCGATATGGTGTTCGAGGGCGACCAGGCGGTCGATTACGTCATTCGCATGACCAATGGCGCGTTTGAGCGCTATACCGGTCTGTCCAACGTGGTGAATGTGTCCATCCGCGGCATGCTCGCCGAGCATGAACAGGAGTGGTTCGACCGCTACGGCCATGTCGCGCGCACCGGTAATCGCATCCACTTCGAAATGCAGGCCAGGGCGCTGCGCCGCTGGTATTCGGTCGATGCGTTCCGGGTCGGAGAACCGGACCAAGCGCGGGTCGCGGTGCTGTTCATGGACATCACCGAGCGCAAACGCGTCGAGCGCGAACTGGCCGAGAGCGAAGCGCGTTTCAGCGCGCTGGCCGACGGCCTACCGATGCCGGTGTGGGTGCTGGACGCGCAAGGCGTGGTGCGTTTCGTCAACAGCGCCTATGGTGAATTCTTTGGTCTGGATATTTCCAGCGGCACGGTATCGGCGTGGAGCGAGTTGCTGCATCCTGACGACTTGCCGATTTTCCAGTTCGAACTCGCCGCTTCGCTGGAAGAACAACGCGGCCTGCGTGCGCTGGTGCGCGCACGTCGCCACGATGGGCAGTGGCGCTGGATCGAAATGACCGCCACGCCGCGCTATTCGGCCGATGGCCGGTTTATCGGCCTGGCCGGTAGCAGCCCGGATGTGACCGAGCAGCGCGAAATCGAACTGGCGCGCGAGCAATTGCTTGAATCCGAGCGCAGCGCGCGCAGCGAAGCTGAGAGCATGGCGCGGCTGAAGGACGAGTTCCTGGCCACGCTATCGCATGAATTGCGCACGCCGCTGACCACGATCCTGGGTTGGAGCGAATTGCTGCTGCAGCGGGTCGAAGAGGGCCATCCCAACTACAAGGGCCTGTCGGTGATCGCCAGCAGCGCACGTGCGCAGAAGCGGCTGATTTCGGACATGCTCGATCTCAGCAGCATGTTGCTGGGCAAGGTGCAGCTGGAAGTCGAATCGCTGGATCTGGCCGAGCAGGTGCGCGAAGCCTTGACCACCCAGGAACTGGCGGCCGAAGGCAAGGATCAGGTGCTGGAGTTGCATGTGCCGTCCACGCCCTGCCTGGTGCTCGGCGATGCCACGCGCCTGCAGCAGGTGCTGTGGAATCTGCTCTCCAACGCGATCAAGTTCACCCCGGCGCACGGCCGTATCGACGTCAGCATCGAACGCGACGACGGCCATCTGCTGGTGGCCGTGCGCGATTCCGGCGACGGCATTGCGGCCGAATTTTTGCCGCATCTGTTCGGCCGTTTTCGCCAGGCCGATGGCACCACCACGCGCCAGCACGGTGGCTTGGGTCTGGGCCTTGCGATCGTGCAGCAGCTGGTGGAAATGCACGGTGGCCAGGTCGGTGCGACCAGTGGCGGCCGCGGCAAGGGCGCGACATTCACCGTGCGCCTGCCCGAACATATTCCCGACCAGGCCAAACGCCCGCGACGCGAACTGCGGCGGCGCCTGATGTCCGAGCAGATCGTCGAGGCGCGCGCGCTCAACGGCCTGCGTCTGCTGGCGGTCGAAGATCAGCCGGACATGCTCGATTATCTACGCCGGCTGCTCGAAGAGCAGGGCGCCGAAGTGATCACTGCCGGCAGTGCCACCGATGCGTTGGCGTTGATCGATCATCGCGGTTACGCACGCTTCGATCTGATCCTCACCGATATCGGCATGCCGGGCATGGATGGCTATGGGTTGATCCGTACCGTGCGCGAAAACATGGGTCTGGATGCCACTGCGTTACCGGCTGTGGCAGTGACCGCGCTAGCCCGCGACGATGACCGCAAGCGGGCGCTGGACTCTGGCTTTCAAGAGCATCTGGCCAAGCCGTATAGCGTGGCGCAGCTGGTCACCGCAGTGCGTGCAGCGCGCGAATCGGTGGAGTGATGCACGTGCGGCGCGAATGCCGCGCAATTGCAGGCACTGCATAAACACGCAGTTTGCTGCGTCTTTCACGCACGCTGGCCTAGCGTGGCACGCTCCTGTGGTGGAGATGTCACGATGCCAAAATACGCCCCGCATGTTTATTCGGAACAGGTACAGATCGCCACGCTTGAGCACTGGGTATCCTTGCTCGATGGGCAGGAACGCGTGCGCATCGAACTCGATGACGGCAGCATGATCAGCGGCACGGTTGCAGTGCGTCCGAGTATTCAGATCTATCTCGACGATCAGGACAACGAAGGCTTGAACGGGCAACTGCGTCTGGATCAACTGGATGCCTCGCAGGAGCCGCAGTGGATCTGGATGGATCGGATCGTGGCGGTGCACCCGCTGTTGTTGGGAGCCGATCCGCAAGTCATGCCTTGAGGCGGGTGTGTTGACGGTGTGTTTACTTCTCACCGTCGTGCTGTCGGCATGATGACCGACTGTCGCAACCGTTCAGGATTCCTCGCAATGAATGCACCGGTGTTGAAGTTCGCTCGCTGGCCGCTGTCGTTGATGGCTGTCGCCGTTCTCGCCGCGTGCGGCGATACCGCCACGCTGGCCATCGAACAGGACACCGGGCCAAATCCGCAATTGCCCAAGCCGGTCAAACGTCTGATCCCTACTGTCAAGGTGGCGCCGGTCAAGCGCTGGGCCGCAAACGCCAAGCCCATCGCTGCCGATGATCTGCAGGTCAACGCTTTTGCCCTCGACCTGGATCACCCGCGCTGGCTGTATGTGCTGCCCAATGGCGATGTATTGGTGGCCGAGACCGCCGAGCCGCCGAAGCCGGAAGGTGCCGAAGGCGACAGCGGTCTGCGCAAGAAAGTGCAGGGCGCGATGATGAAAAAGGCCGGCGCCGTGGTGCCCAGCGCCAACCGCATCACCTTGTTGCGCGATGTCGATGGCGACGGCGCTGCCGAGGTGCGCACGCAATTCATCAGCGGCCTGTTTTCACCGTTCGGCATGGCGCTGGTCGGTGATCGTTTCTATGTCGCCAATGCCGATGCGCTGGTGAGCTTTCCCTACAAGCCCGGCGATACGCATATCACCGCCAAGCCGACGCTTGTGGCCAATCTGCCCGGTGGCCTCAACCATCATTGGACCAAGTCGCTGCTGGCCAGCCCGGACGGCAGCAAGCTGTACGTGGGCGTCGGCTCCAACAGCAACGTGGCCGAGAACGGCATGGAGGCCGAACTCAACCGTGCGGCGATCCTGGAAATCGACCCGGCCATCGGCAGCAGCCGCGTATTCGCCAGCGGCTTGCGCAATCCGGTTGGCACTGCATGGGAGCCGCAGAGTAAATCGTTGTGGGTGGTGGTCAACGAGCGCGATGAAATCGGCAGCGACCTGGTGCCGGACTACCTGACCTCGGTGCGCGACGGCGGCTTTTACGGCTGGCCTTACAGCTATTACGGCCAGCACGTGGACGAGCGGGTCGAGCCGCAAAACGCCGAGCTGGTGGCCAAGGCGATCAAGCCCGATTACGCGCTGGGCCCCCACACCGCCTCGCTCGGTTTGACGTTCGCCAGAGGCAGCTTGCTGCCGGAACGTTTCCGCCAGGGCGCCTTTATCGGCCAGCACGGCTCATGGAATCGCGATCCGCCCAGCGGCTACAAAGTGCTCTTCGTACCGTTCGTCGATGGCAAGCCCAGCGGTACGCCGATCACGGTACTTGATGGATTTCTGGATGCCGAAGGCAATGCCCAGGGGCGTCCGGTAGGCGTCTGGCCTGACAACAGCGGCGCTCTTCTGGTAGCCGATGACGTCGGCAATGTGATCTGGCGCGTGACGCCTAAAACGCGCTGAGCGCGGCTGGCACACGCACTGGGCAAGTGTGTCCAGTGAGTTTGAGCGAGGTTGCCGATGAGAGCTCAGGACTGCGATGCGTGCCTGCTGCGAGCGTTCATCGGCTGGATCGCGTAGCAGACGCGTCACTCGCTGAAGGCACGCATGCGAACAACCAGAAACCGGGCGTATACCCGGTTTTTTCGCATACGTCGCTTATGTGCGTCTGTTGAGGCAAGCGAATCAACGCGGCGCCTCTGGCGATGCGCTGAAGCGGCGTGCATATCCGCGCTCTTCGGTAATGCGGCTGATATCGTCGTCGGCCATTTCCGGTGCGCCGTAGACCGCGTAGGCCACGCTGCCGTCTTCGCGTTCGCCCACCTGATGCAGGCGGTAGCGGGGCCGGCCGGCGCCGGTGTTTTCGGGGTAGTGCATCGGTGGCGGCGTGTCGTCCAGATCCATTTCGCTGTTATCGACAACTCCACCTACGAATAGGGCTCGCATCGCGTCTCTCCGGTGTGGGGGCTAATTGCAGCCTAGGTGGGCGGATGTTGCATACGCATCAATAGTTCGTATAGGCATTGGAAGGCATGCGGCTGGAATCCCTACAGTCGACAAACCCTTACCTTTCCTTTGGCGGCGCGGCGGGCAACCGGCAGCGGTCCCTTACAATGGCGGCCTGTTCCCGACCTGACGATCCGATGGCTGGCCCGCACGATGCCCCGCTTCAAGCACTGTTCTTGCCCTTCGCCGAAGGCGTGCTGCCATGGCCCCAGCGGCCGGTGCTGTTCCTGCGCGCGCGCGACGGTTTCCCGCTGCGCGAGCGGGCAGCTGCCGACACGCTGACCTGTGAGCAGAGCTTTCGCCCATTCGCCGAGGTGCTGGAGCGCAGCGGTTGGACCGTGCGCGAAGAGAGCGAGATCGAGGCCGACAGCACGCGCTACGCGTTGGTGCTGGTGTTGCCGCCGCGTCAGCGCGAAGAAGCGCGTGCGCTGCTTGCGCGTGCAGTGGCGCTGACCGCGCCGGGTGGCCGGGTGGTCGCCTGCCAGTCCAACAACGAGGGCGCGCGCTCAGGCGAAGCCGATCTGCGCCAGCTCACCGGCCTGGCCGGCAGCCTGACCAAGCATCACTGCCGCACCTATTGGAGTCCGCAGCTACCTGCCGACACCGATGTCGCGCTGCAGGCGCGCTGGGCGATGCTGGATGCGCCACGCAAGATTCTGGATGGGCGCTTCATCAGCCGCCCCGGCGTGTTTGCCTGGGACCGCATCGATCCTGCATCCGCCTTGCTCGTCGAGCATCTGCCGGCCACGCTGGCCGGGCATGGCGCCGATCTGGGCGCAGGCTTCGGCTATCTGTCGGCCGAAGTGCTGGCACGCTGCCCCAAGATCACTGCGCTGGATCTGTATGAGGCCGAGTCGCGTGCGTTGACGCTTGCGCAGCGCAATCTGCAGGACATCGCGCATCCGGCGCAGCTGCAATACCACTGGCGCGACGTCACCGCCGGCCTGGTGGCGCAGTACGACTTCATCGTCAGCAATCCGCCGTTCCACACGCCCTCGCGTGCGGACCGCCCGGATATCGGTCAACGCTTCATTTCCGCGGCTGCGCAGGCGTTGCGTCCGGGAGGGCAGTTGTTGTTGGTTGCTAATCGGCATCTGCCTTACGAACACGTGCTCAACGAACGTTTCGGCCAGGTGCGTGTAGCCGCCGAGCGCGACGGTTTCAAGCTGATCTTTGCCATCCGCGGCCGTGGAGCGCACGCATGAAGTTGGTCAAGCACATTGCCAATCTCGGCTATGGCAGCCGTAAGCAGGTCACCCAGCTGTTCCGCCAGGGCGCAGTCACCGATGTGCAGGGTGAGGTGTTGTATGCCGACGACCAGATGGAGCACGACGCGATCCGCATCGACGGCGAGCCACTCGATCCGCCACCGGGTTTTAGCCTGCTGCTGCACAAACCCAGTGGCTACACCTGCTCGACCAAGGACACCGGCAGGCTGATCTACGAACTGCTGCCGACGCGCTTCCGTTCGCGTGCGCCGGTGCTGGCGCCGGTGGGGCGGCTGGATCGCCAGACCAGCGGCATGCTGTTGATGACCGACGACGGCGCGCTGTTGCACCGGATCATTTCGCCCAAATCCGCACTTGAAAAGGTCTATGAGATCACGCTGGCCGACGATTTGCGTGGCGATGAAGCCGCGCTGTTTTCCAGCGGCACGCTGTTGCTGGAAGGCGAAACCAAACCGCTGCTGCCGGCCGAACTGGAAGTGCTCGGCCCACGTCAGGCACGCTTGACCCTGCACGAGGGCCGCTACCATCAGGTGCGGCGTATGTTCGCTGCCGCCGGCAATCATGTGGCGGCGCTGCACCGCAGCCGGATCGGAGGGCTATCGCTGGATGCGCTGCCATCGGGGCATTGGCGCGCGTTGGAAGCGAGCGATCTGGAAGTGTTGTTCGGGCTGTCTATCTTCTGAAGATCGGTCCGTAGAGCATGTATTTTTGATTAAGAGCGGCTAACAAAACGTAGCGAGCAGTCGTCAGGTGGGTGCTCACGGCGCGGAGGAACCGAAGTGTAGGCGTGGTACATGCCGATTCCGAGCACCGGCCGCGCCCGCCTGGCGGTGAGCGCAGTCGTTTTGTTAGCCGCTCTTAATATAAAGATTGGTGCGCCATCGACATGCGGATGATTCATTCCAGTCGCCCACCCAGTTGTTTTAAGTCGACCCAACCTCGGGGCTTCTACAAAAAATGCTTCAGACGTATTGCATTTTGCGCGACATCCCGCCATCGACGATGAAGTTCTGCCTGGTCACAACGCCGGACAACTGCGACAACAGCAAGTAGACCGCCGACCTGCGCGATGGCAATCGGTCGCTGCCGATTGCGCTGTACTGGCTGCATCGTCTGGCCGCGATAGCCAATGTCAGCAAGCGCGCCGATTGCGGCTACCACACGTTGCGTGTATCCGCGAGACGTGCCTGCGGTGGCTCAGTGTTCGCCCCCGTTCAACACACGGTCCCAGCCATCGCGCCCCAGGCGTTCCAGCGTCTCGATATTACGCTCGACGATGACATCCGGATCCGGAAACGCTGCCACCGCGCGCTCCACGCTGTCTTCGCGCAACAAGTGCAGGGTAGGGAAGGGTGAGCGATTGGTGAAGTTAGCCGCATCGTCCAGAGCCGCGCCTGCAAACTGATAATCCGGATGGAAACTGGCTACCTGCAATACGCCTTGCAGATCCAGTGCTTCCACCGCCGCATCGGCGTTGTCTAGGAAGTCGTTGTAGTCCAGGAAATCGGTGAGCACGTCCGGATGCACGATCAAGGTGGTGTCGATCTGCTCGGCCGGAGTATCGCGCAGCAGCACCAGTTCTTCGGCCAATTGCTCCAGCAATGCCTCCGGCGTGCTGGCATCGCTGAGCACCAGCCGCACCTGGTCCTTGACGTAAACCGCCTTCGCGAACGGGCACAGGTTCAAACCGATCACCGCGCGCTCGATCCACTTGCAGGTGGCGGTCAACGGATCGGGCGTGGCAGGCGTGGACGTCATCGTGGCGGCGGCGTGATGGCACGCCAGTGTATGCGATCGGTGCCCGCTTAGCCGGGAGGGTGCTGCGCGGTTGTCTGTCTTGCAGCAAGCGCAACCGTCTGGTCGTGCCCAGCGCAAACAACGTAGCTCGGCCCAGGCACGCTATCGGCACATCCTGTTACCGACCTGTACGTTACCGGCGAGCGTGGCGCCAGCAACCACCGTGCCGCCCACCTGCGCGCAAGAAGCCGATGGATGTTTGCGCTAATTCGCCCGCCAGCAGCGTCTTATGCGGCGAACCGATCGCATGCGCACCGATGTCGAAGGCAACCGCCAGTTTGCGTGCAGGCGCGGTGCCAGGTGCATCGAACATGCGCAGCATCGCCGGCACAGATTGCGCGCCGCGTTGCCCGGTTTGAGCGCAGTAGCGTGCATGGTCGGCGTGCTGTTTGAAGATGCCTAACAACTCGTGCGCATGGATCGGGTTGGACAGATAACCCGCCGGTGCAGTTAGCAACATCAGCACGAAGGTGCTTAGCAACACCGGGAACGTGGCTTTTTGCCCGTCGCGGGCGACTGCTGCGATGGTGATGAACGGCAGAAACGCGTTCAACGACATCAGCAGGATGAAAGCCAGATAGGTCTGGATGCCGATAACAGCAAGTTCATCGCGACGCAGAGGCTGTATTCCAGCAGCGATTCGAACAGCAGCACGAACCTGTCGTTACGCAGCTGCTTGGCCGCCCAAATCATGCTGGTCGCTGCGCGGTTGGATGCACCACGCATCGGGGTGTGCGTCGCCGAGAGGGCGCGCACGTCGGTCATGCTTGACCAGTAAGAGCGGCTAACAAAACCCAGGAAGAAGCCGTAAGCAGATGATGGAGCATGCAAGCGAGAGCAACGCCAAGTGGAGATCGATGCGGCGTTCAAAGCGGATGCGCAGTTTGCCCAGGCCTGCGAACCAGGCATGCGTGCGCTCGACGACCCAGCGATGACGGCCCAACCGGTCGTTGCGCGCGATCCCCTTGCGTGCGATCCGCGCAATGATGCCGCGCTGCTTGAGGAAGGCGCGACAGCGGTCGATGTCGTAAGCCTTGTCGGCGTGCAATTTGTCTGGCCAACGTCGCGGGCGCCCTGGTTTGCCACCAATTGGCGGCAAGGCGTCGATCAACTCCTCGAACACGACCGAGTCGTGCCGATTGGCGCCGGTGACGCACACTGCCAAGGGCACGCCGTTGCGGTCCACGATCAGATGCCGTTTGCTGCCGAGTTTGCCGCGATCGGTCGGGTTTGGCCCGGTGTAGGCGCCCCCCGGGGGGAGGCCACACTGGCGGCGTCCAGACTGGCTCGGCTCAGATCCAGCCTCTGGGCGCGACGCAGCTCGGTCAGCAACACCTGATGCAGACGATGCCACACACCGGCGGCTTGCCAATCACGCAACCGGCGCCAGCAGGTCATGCCGCTGCCATAGCCCAGCTCCATAGGCAGGTCTTCCCATGGCACGCCCGTGCGCAGGACATAGACGAT is part of the Xanthomonas fragariae genome and encodes:
- the alr gene encoding alanine racemase gives rise to the protein MRPAQASIDLNALRHNYRLAKHLGGSKALAVVKADAYGHGAVRCARALDGEADGFAVACIEEALELRQAGIRAPILLLEGFFEHDELRLIAEHDLWTVVATPQQVRALADFQSPRRLRVWLKLDSGMHRLGLSPEDFRAAWLRLRGLPQIASMVLMTHLARADELECSRTDEQAVAFALTAGGMRAETSLRNSPGLLGWPALRNDWSRPGLMLYGANPFARETDTTAQLRPVMTLRSRIISVRELPAGEPVGYGARFVAERPTRVGVVAMGYADGYPQFAPNGTPMWVDGQVCPLIGRVSMDMLTVDLTDHPQAQIGASVQLWGDAPRASPLAAQCNVSAYQLLCGLKRVPRVYVDEGAAG
- a CDS encoding hybrid sensor histidine kinase/response regulator, producing MAPDLSTSTPSPDPATGLPAAIAQPFLDQGMYHEIFHNVDAGFCVIDMVFEGDQAVDYVIRMTNGAFERYTGLSNVVNVSIRGMLAEHEQEWFDRYGHVARTGNRIHFEMQARALRRWYSVDAFRVGEPDQARVAVLFMDITERKRVERELAESEARFSALADGLPMPVWVLDAQGVVRFVNSAYGEFFGLDISSGTVSAWSELLHPDDLPIFQFELAASLEEQRGLRALVRARRHDGQWRWIEMTATPRYSADGRFIGLAGSSPDVTEQREIELAREQLLESERSARSEAESMARLKDEFLATLSHELRTPLTTILGWSELLLQRVEEGHPNYKGLSVIASSARAQKRLISDMLDLSSMLLGKVQLEVESLDLAEQVREALTTQELAAEGKDQVLELHVPSTPCLVLGDATRLQQVLWNLLSNAIKFTPAHGRIDVSIERDDGHLLVAVRDSGDGIAAEFLPHLFGRFRQADGTTTRQHGGLGLGLAIVQQLVEMHGGQVGATSGGRGKGATFTVRLPEHIPDQAKRPRRELRRRLMSEQIVEARALNGLRLLAVEDQPDMLDYLRRLLEEQGAEVITAGSATDALALIDHRGYARFDLILTDIGMPGMDGYGLIRTVRENMGLDATALPAVAVTALARDDDRKRALDSGFQEHLAKPYSVAQLVTAVRAARESVE
- a CDS encoding DUF3247 family protein, translated to MPKYAPHVYSEQVQIATLEHWVSLLDGQERVRIELDDGSMISGTVAVRPSIQIYLDDQDNEGLNGQLRLDQLDASQEPQWIWMDRIVAVHPLLLGADPQVMP
- a CDS encoding PQQ-dependent sugar dehydrogenase; its protein translation is MNAPVLKFARWPLSLMAVAVLAACGDTATLAIEQDTGPNPQLPKPVKRLIPTVKVAPVKRWAANAKPIAADDLQVNAFALDLDHPRWLYVLPNGDVLVAETAEPPKPEGAEGDSGLRKKVQGAMMKKAGAVVPSANRITLLRDVDGDGAAEVRTQFISGLFSPFGMALVGDRFYVANADALVSFPYKPGDTHITAKPTLVANLPGGLNHHWTKSLLASPDGSKLYVGVGSNSNVAENGMEAELNRAAILEIDPAIGSSRVFASGLRNPVGTAWEPQSKSLWVVVNERDEIGSDLVPDYLTSVRDGGFYGWPYSYYGQHVDERVEPQNAELVAKAIKPDYALGPHTASLGLTFARGSLLPERFRQGAFIGQHGSWNRDPPSGYKVLFVPFVDGKPSGTPITVLDGFLDAEGNAQGRPVGVWPDNSGALLVADDVGNVIWRVTPKTR
- a CDS encoding class I SAM-dependent methyltransferase, translating into MAGPHDAPLQALFLPFAEGVLPWPQRPVLFLRARDGFPLRERAAADTLTCEQSFRPFAEVLERSGWTVREESEIEADSTRYALVLVLPPRQREEARALLARAVALTAPGGRVVACQSNNEGARSGEADLRQLTGLAGSLTKHHCRTYWSPQLPADTDVALQARWAMLDAPRKILDGRFISRPGVFAWDRIDPASALLVEHLPATLAGHGADLGAGFGYLSAEVLARCPKITALDLYEAESRALTLAQRNLQDIAHPAQLQYHWRDVTAGLVAQYDFIVSNPPFHTPSRADRPDIGQRFISAAAQALRPGGQLLLVANRHLPYEHVLNERFGQVRVAAERDGFKLIFAIRGRGAHA
- a CDS encoding pseudouridine synthase; amino-acid sequence: MKLVKHIANLGYGSRKQVTQLFRQGAVTDVQGEVLYADDQMEHDAIRIDGEPLDPPPGFSLLLHKPSGYTCSTKDTGRLIYELLPTRFRSRAPVLAPVGRLDRQTSGMLLMTDDGALLHRIISPKSALEKVYEITLADDLRGDEAALFSSGTLLLEGETKPLLPAELEVLGPRQARLTLHEGRYHQVRRMFAAAGNHVAALHRSRIGGLSLDALPSGHWRALEASDLEVLFGLSIF
- a CDS encoding DUF1415 domain-containing protein; translated protein: MTSTPATPDPLTATCKWIERAVIGLNLCPFAKAVYVKDQVRLVLSDASTPEALLEQLAEELVLLRDTPAEQIDTTLIVHPDVLTDFLDYNDFLDNADAAVEALDLQGVLQVASFHPDYQFAGAALDDAANFTNRSPFPTLHLLREDSVERAVAAFPDPDVIVERNIETLERLGRDGWDRVLNGGEH
- a CDS encoding IS5 family transposase (programmed frameshift) → MTRRKEIPIALWKRIEPLIPQVKRSPKGGRPRISDQQALNGIVYVLRTGVPWEDLPMELGYGSGMTCWRRLRDWQAAGVWHRLHQVLLTELRRAQRLDLSRASLDAASVAFPPGGAYTGPNPTDRGKLGSKRHLIVDRNGVPLAVCVTGANRHDSVVFEELIDALPPIGGKPGRPRRWPDKLHADKAYDIDRCRAFLKQRGIIARIARKGIARNDRLGRHRWVVERTHAWFAGLGKLRIRFERRIDLHLALLSLACSIICLRLLPGFC